A single region of the Lycium barbarum isolate Lr01 chromosome 2, ASM1917538v2, whole genome shotgun sequence genome encodes:
- the LOC132626657 gene encoding two-component response regulator ARR2-like, with product MNIGTVPSSTGSWKSGDVVSDQFPVGLRVLVVDDDPTCLRILEKMLRNCHYEVTKCNRAEIALSLLRENKNGFDIVISDVHMPDMDGFKLLEHIGLEMDLPVIMMSADDSKDVVMKGVTHGAYDYLIKPVRIEALKNIWQHVVRKKKHEWKDNNFDQSGSVEEGDRQQKPSEDADYSSSANEGNWKNSKKRKEEEEDAEDRDDQSTLKKPRVVWSVELHQQFVQAVHQLGIDKAVPKKILELMNVSGLTRENVASHLQKYRLYLRRLSGVSQHQNGLNNSFMGRPDPTFGTISSLNGLDLQAIAAAGQIPAQSLATLQAAALGRSATKSAIAMPLVDQRNLFSFENSKLIFPEGQQLNNSNKQIDLLHGIPTTMEPKQLANLHQPSQTFVGMNMQVNSTTQHNNSLLRRMSQSQPRAQMLNGANNGSQVSRLPLSMQQSLSSEGIPGAVLAQSGIVDNARGSVYNPVSQGSSMVDFSVNQSKELQSYNFSLGSNSSGMSSLTNRGMLQQEVNSDIKGSRGFPSNYDIFNELHQPKSQNWGLQNVGSTYDASHHPSIQGTQGVSSQLLLQRGISSTHNSGQNRNAPIGKPMYSNGEETGHSNPMGGQQLNSVGGNMLAVKAERFPDADYQNTIFPEQFGQDDLMSAFLKQQGSVGPVETEFGFDGYTLDNLPV from the exons ATGAATATTGGTACTGTGCCTAGTTCTACTGGTTCTTGGAAGTCTGGTGATGTGGTTTCAGATCAGTTTCCAGTAGGCTTAAGGGTACTTGTAGTTGATGATGACCCTACTTGTTTAAGGATCTTGGAAAAGATGTTAAGGAACTGCCACTATGAAG TGAccaagtgtaatagggctgagaTTGCACTATCGTTGCTCCGGGAAAACAAGAATGGGTTTGACATTGTTATAAGTGATGTACATATGCCAGACATGGATGGTTTCAAACTTCTTGAGCACATTGGTTTGGAGATGGACCTGCCTGTTATAA TGATGTCGGCGGATGATAGTAAGGATGTGGTTATGAAAGGAGTTACTCATGGTGCATATGATTATCTAATCAAACCGGTGCGGATTGAGGCACTAAAGAATATTTGGCAGCATGTTGTTCGTAAAAAGAAACATGAGTGGAAGGATAACAATTTCGATCAATCAGGAAGTGTGGAAGAGGGAGATCGGCAGCAGAAACCATCAGAAGATGCTGATTACTCATCTTCAGCTAATGAAGGAAACTGGAAAAActctaagaaaagaaaggaagaggaagaagacGCTGAAGATAGGGATGATCAATCCACACTAAAGAAGCCACGTGTCGTTTGGTCAGTGGAGCTTCATCAGCAATTTGTACAAGCTGTGCATCAACTTGGAATTGACA AGGCCGTTCCCAAGAAAATCTTGGAACTGATGAATGTTTCTGGACTAACCAGAGAAAATGTTGCTAGCCACCTTCAG AAATATCGGTTGTATCTCAGAAGGTTGAGTGGTGTATCACAGCACCAAAATGGACTGAACAACTCATTCATGGGACGCCCAGACCCAACCTTTGGCACAATATCTTCCCTCAATGGGCTTGATCTTCAAGCTATTGCTGCCGCCGGTCAAATCCCTGCACAAAGTCTTGCTACCCTCCAAGCAGCGGCCCTCGGTAGAtctgctacaaaatctgccataGCTATGCCCCTAGTAGATCAAAGAAACCTTTTCAGCTTCGAAAATTCCAAGTTGATATTTCCAGAAGGGCAACAACTGAATAATAGCAATAAGCAAATCGACTTGCTGCATGGAATCCCAACCACCATGGAACCGAAGCAGCTTGCAAATTTGCACCAGCCTTCCCAGACCTTTGTGGGTATGAATATGCAAGTGAACTCCACGACACAACATAATAATTCTCTGCTTAGGCGAATGTCCCAATCACAACCAAGGGCTCAAATGCTAAATGGAGCAAATAATGGCAGTCAAGTTTCGAGGCTTCCATTGTCCATGCAGCAATCTTTGTCGTCAGAGGGGATACCTGGTGCGGTCCTAGCACAGAGTGGTATTGTTGACAATGCACGAGGAAGTGTGTACAATCCAGTCTCCCAAGGATCTTCAATGGTAGATTTCTCGGTAAATCAAAGCAAGGAGTTGCAAAGCTACAACTTTTCTCTTGGGAGTAATAGTTCAGGGATGTCCTCTTTGACTAATCGAGGGATGCTTCAGCAAGAAGTGAACTCTGATATCAAAGGATCTAGAGGTTTCCCTTCTAATTATGATATTTTCAACGAACTCCATCAGCCAAAATCGCAGAACTGGGGTTTACAGAATGTTGGTTCAACCTATGACGCCTCTCATCATCCAAGTATACAGGGAACTCAGGGTGTGTCATCACAATTGTTACTTCAACGAGGGATTTCTTCTACACACAACAGTGGACAAAACAGAAATGCTCCTATTGGGAAACCAATGTACTCCAATGGGGAAGAAACTGGACATTCTAATCCTATGGGTGGACAACAACTTAACTCTGTTGGTGGGAATATGCTTGCTGTTAAAGCCGAAAGATTTCCCGACGCAGACTATCAGAATACCATTTTCCCGGAGCAATTTGGACAGGATGACCTCATGAGTGCCTTCCTAAAACAG CAAGGAAGTGTTGGCCCAGTTGAAACTGAATTTGGCTTCGATGGATACACGTTGGATAATCTTCCGGTTTAA